From Echinicola jeungdonensis, the proteins below share one genomic window:
- a CDS encoding AMP-binding protein, translating to MQDFPWFKHYPKSVPKEVDVHAYGNIVDLFEECIIKYKDAVAYECMGKKMSFNQLDQLSQNFAAFLQEDLGLKKGDRIAIQMPNLLQYPVVMFGALRAGLIIVNTNPLYTSKEMLHQFKDAKIEAIVILANFASKLEEILPELGVKHIIITEIGDMLGGMKGSIVNFVVKYIKQMVPTYHIKNKMALMDCLKKGVSSIFKPVEISSEDTAFLQYTGGTTGISKGAELTHANIVANMQQISAWMLPKLKEREEMVITALPLYHIFALTVNCLAMLKIGAHNVLVTNPRDMKAFCKDLRTHPFSILTGVNTLFNGLLNQESFRNLDFSALKISVGGGMAVQKYVAEKWKEVTGTPLAEGYGLTETSPVVSCNPIDGNERLGTIGLPLPNTEIKIIDDDGNALSFGEKGELCIKGPQVMKGYWKMPEETAKVLSEDGWLKTGDIAVLNEDGYLKIVDRKKEMILVSGFNVYPNEVEDAIASHEKVVEVGVIGIPDEQSTERVIAYVVPNDTSLSEEEVIQHSRQSLTSYKVPKEVHFVDELPKSNVGKILRRLIKENHQKKVLP from the coding sequence ATGCAAGATTTCCCATGGTTCAAGCATTATCCCAAATCCGTTCCCAAAGAAGTGGATGTCCACGCATATGGCAATATCGTGGACCTATTTGAAGAGTGCATCATTAAATATAAGGATGCCGTGGCCTATGAATGTATGGGTAAAAAAATGAGTTTTAACCAACTCGATCAATTATCTCAAAATTTTGCAGCCTTTTTACAGGAAGATTTAGGGTTGAAAAAGGGTGACCGGATAGCAATCCAAATGCCTAATTTACTTCAATATCCAGTGGTGATGTTTGGGGCTTTGAGGGCAGGTTTGATCATCGTCAATACCAACCCCCTTTATACTTCCAAAGAGATGTTGCATCAGTTTAAGGATGCCAAGATTGAAGCCATTGTAATTTTGGCCAATTTTGCCAGTAAACTAGAGGAAATCCTACCGGAACTTGGAGTGAAACATATCATCATTACAGAGATTGGGGATATGTTGGGAGGAATGAAAGGAAGCATTGTGAATTTTGTAGTGAAATACATCAAACAAATGGTGCCTACATATCATATTAAAAATAAAATGGCCCTGATGGATTGTCTGAAAAAGGGAGTTTCTTCTATTTTTAAACCTGTAGAAATATCTTCTGAGGATACTGCCTTTTTACAATATACTGGAGGAACCACTGGGATTTCCAAAGGTGCCGAGCTTACCCATGCCAATATTGTGGCCAATATGCAGCAAATTTCTGCCTGGATGCTTCCCAAACTGAAGGAACGGGAGGAAATGGTTATAACCGCCCTTCCCCTGTATCATATATTTGCTCTTACTGTCAACTGTCTTGCTATGTTGAAAATTGGGGCGCATAATGTACTTGTTACCAATCCTAGGGATATGAAGGCTTTTTGTAAGGACTTGCGTACCCATCCATTTAGTATTCTTACTGGAGTAAATACTTTATTCAATGGTTTATTAAACCAAGAATCATTTAGGAATCTTGATTTTAGTGCTTTAAAGATATCTGTGGGAGGAGGAATGGCTGTTCAAAAATATGTGGCCGAAAAGTGGAAAGAAGTAACAGGAACTCCACTGGCAGAAGGATATGGCTTGACGGAGACTTCACCTGTTGTTTCCTGTAACCCTATTGATGGAAATGAGCGGCTGGGAACTATCGGCTTGCCGCTACCCAATACCGAAATTAAAATTATTGATGATGATGGCAATGCTTTGTCTTTTGGAGAAAAAGGGGAACTATGCATCAAAGGGCCCCAAGTGATGAAAGGTTATTGGAAAATGCCGGAAGAAACCGCCAAAGTATTGTCTGAAGATGGTTGGTTAAAAACCGGAGATATTGCTGTTTTAAATGAAGATGGCTATTTGAAAATTGTGGATAGGAAAAAAGAGATGATTTTGGTTTCTGGCTTTAATGTATATCCCAATGAAGTGGAGGATGCTATTGCCTCTCATGAAAAAGTGGTAGAGGTGGGCGTCATAGGCATACCTGATGAACAAAGCACAGAAAGGGTAATTGCCTATGTAGTTCCAAATGATACCTCTCTTTCAGAGGAGGAAGTAATCCAGCACAGCCGTCAATCCCTGACAAGCTATAAAGTTCCTAAAGAAGTCCATTTTGTTGATGAATTGCCCAAGTCCAATGTAGGAAAAATCCTCAGAAGGCTAATCAAGGAAAATCACCAGAAAAAAGTATTACCATAA
- a CDS encoding acyl-CoA thioesterase, with amino-acid sequence MFEYNPEKHYPQETESRVVVRFQDCDPLQHLNNAKYFDYYFNAREDQVPKLYGIEMIDMIRKYQAAWVVFNHNISYVRPAMVGEWVRIMSRVLWHNNNTVVVEYYMTDDSKKELKNVLWTTLRYVTLKSGKSTDHKGAVVEFLKATSGDFDIKGCTISERVKQLKSELFN; translated from the coding sequence ATGTTTGAATATAATCCCGAAAAGCATTATCCACAGGAAACAGAAAGCAGGGTGGTGGTAAGGTTTCAAGATTGCGACCCTCTTCAGCACCTGAATAATGCCAAATATTTTGACTATTATTTTAATGCACGGGAAGATCAGGTCCCCAAGTTATATGGAATTGAAATGATTGACATGATCCGGAAATATCAAGCGGCTTGGGTAGTTTTTAATCACAATATTTCCTATGTCAGGCCTGCCATGGTAGGAGAGTGGGTAAGAATAATGAGTAGGGTACTCTGGCACAATAACAATACGGTTGTGGTGGAATATTATATGACCGATGATTCAAAGAAGGAACTAAAAAATGTACTTTGGACTACTTTGCGTTATGTTACCTTAAAGAGTGGAAAGTCTACTGATCACAAAGGGGCCGTGGTGGAGTTTTTGAAAGCCACCTCCGGGGATTTTGATATTAAAGGGTGTACCATATCGGAAAGAGTTAAGCAGTTGAAATCTGAATTGTTTAACTGA
- a CDS encoding acyl-CoA dehydrogenase family protein — translation MFFTPRIIFDEEHLLFRQSVKEFVKREITPNNAQWEQQKMVSRESWKKLGENGFLCMQAPERYGGLALEDFRFNALFIEELGLSGCSGPAIGYPLHNDIVLPYILHYGSEEAKIKYIPKMVSGDYISAIAMTEPGAGSDLQNIKSRAIDQGGYYTLSGTKTFITNGYLSDVVVVAAKTDPSKGARGISLFVVDKEMQGFTKGVPFKKVGLHAQDTCELFFEEVKVPKKNLLGEPGRGFTYLMTELAQERLVVALAALALAEFMINETIKYVKRRPAFGKTVADFQNTRFKLAELAAKIEQARIYCDQLVMLHNEKKVDSAMASAAKYLMTELQCEVADECVQLHGGYGYMWDYPVARAYADARVQRIYAGTNEIMKELIARKILK, via the coding sequence ATGTTTTTCACCCCCAGGATTATTTTTGACGAGGAGCACCTTTTGTTTCGTCAGTCGGTAAAAGAGTTTGTAAAAAGGGAAATTACGCCCAATAATGCACAATGGGAGCAGCAAAAGATGGTGTCCAGGGAATCCTGGAAAAAGTTAGGGGAAAACGGTTTTTTGTGTATGCAGGCACCCGAAAGATACGGTGGGTTGGCATTGGAAGATTTCAGGTTCAATGCCCTATTTATTGAGGAGTTAGGTCTAAGTGGTTGTTCAGGACCGGCGATTGGGTATCCATTGCATAATGATATTGTATTACCCTATATTCTGCATTATGGTTCCGAGGAGGCAAAAATAAAATATATCCCCAAAATGGTATCAGGAGATTATATTTCTGCGATTGCAATGACGGAGCCAGGAGCAGGAAGTGATTTGCAAAATATTAAATCCAGAGCTATTGACCAGGGAGGATATTATACCCTTAGTGGAACAAAAACTTTTATTACCAATGGCTACCTAAGTGATGTCGTTGTAGTTGCTGCAAAAACTGACCCTAGTAAAGGAGCTAGGGGGATTAGCTTATTTGTGGTGGATAAGGAAATGCAAGGGTTTACCAAAGGAGTTCCATTTAAAAAAGTCGGCCTGCATGCACAGGATACTTGTGAATTGTTTTTCGAGGAAGTCAAAGTTCCCAAAAAAAACTTATTGGGGGAGCCTGGAAGAGGTTTTACCTACCTGATGACTGAGTTGGCTCAGGAAAGATTGGTAGTAGCCTTGGCCGCTTTGGCATTGGCAGAATTTATGATTAATGAAACCATAAAATATGTGAAACGCCGCCCCGCTTTTGGAAAAACCGTGGCCGATTTTCAAAACACCAGGTTCAAATTGGCTGAATTGGCTGCTAAAATCGAGCAAGCCAGAATATATTGTGATCAACTGGTAATGCTGCATAATGAGAAAAAAGTGGACAGTGCCATGGCTTCCGCTGCAAAATATTTAATGACTGAATTACAATGCGAAGTTGCCGATGAATGCGTTCAACTTCATGGGGGCTATGGATATATGTGGGATTATCCGGTGGCAAGAGCTTATGCAGATGCCCGGGTGCAAAGGATATATGCAGGAACCAATGAAATTATGAAGGAGCTAATTGCCAGAAAGATTTTAAAGTAA
- a CDS encoding DinB family protein has product MNEKLMPESNEYGSFYETYISYVRGKDPLDLMLSQIGVLREYFVGVTEEVAQSNYDDGKWSYKEVIGHINDTEKIMLYRALCIARNEKIKLPGYEQEEYVKAANFNQIPLAILLDDFEQSRKLMVPFFKNLPDEALTRIGNANGYDLSVRALLNIIPGHFEHHMRILHERYGR; this is encoded by the coding sequence ATGAATGAAAAGTTGATGCCGGAAAGCAATGAATATGGTTCATTTTATGAAACCTATATTTCCTACGTCCGGGGAAAAGATCCGTTGGATTTGATGCTTTCCCAAATAGGGGTATTGAGAGAATATTTTGTCGGGGTTACAGAGGAAGTGGCCCAGTCAAATTATGATGATGGGAAGTGGAGTTACAAGGAAGTCATTGGGCATATTAATGACACAGAGAAGATCATGCTTTATCGGGCCTTGTGTATAGCAAGGAATGAAAAAATAAAGCTTCCAGGTTATGAGCAGGAAGAATATGTCAAGGCAGCCAATTTTAATCAAATTCCTCTTGCCATATTGTTGGATGATTTTGAACAAAGCAGAAAATTGATGGTTCCTTTTTTTAAAAATCTACCTGATGAGGCTTTGACCAGAATTGGAAATGCCAATGGTTATGATCTTAGTGTCAGGGCTTTGCTGAATATCATCCCAGGGCATTTTGAACATCATATGCGTATTCTGCACGAAAGGTATGGCAGGTAA
- a CDS encoding TonB-dependent receptor, with translation MISFSPTAQSKFTISGTIEDATNGEGLIGASVFIQELQKGTTSNVYGFYSLTVPPGKYTVQVSYIGYEPFTKKIDLNQPQTMDVSLQPGEATLDEVVVSADPDDQNVRSTQMSVNKLDMEEVEVIPVIFGEKDIIKTIQLLPGIKSSEGGGGFFVRGGSAGQNLILLDEAPVYNASHLLGFFSVFNADAIKDLSIYKGHIPAEYGGRASSVLDIKMKEGNSKNWGAQGGIGLISSRLTVEAPIVKDKGSFVVSGRRTYVDVFLKASSNEDVKNSILYFYDLNAKANYRLGENDRLFVSGYFGRDNFGYSDVFGFDWGNSTATARWNHLFNDRLFLNTTALFSDYNYNVDIGGDEGENNGFLITSAIQDISLKEDFEYYINPSNTLKFGASGVYHIFVPGEIRTDENATVNPLELQQKYAWEAAAYVSDDWEVSKSFKVNAGLRYSWFGQVGPGEVYTYDEVGDVVQNENFGKGELVKAYSGFEPRLGLTYLLNENTSIKGSFGRNRQYLHLVSNSNSGTPIDLWIPSSNNVRPQIADQLAIGYFKNFNDNAIEGSLEVYYKDMKNQVDYRTGADLIFNENVESQFLYGKGWSYGTEFYLKKNKGPLTGWVSYTWSRSKRKFDGVDRGEIYPASWDRPHDLSLVGIYKLSKKLTLSGTFVYRTGDAVTFPIGKYQVDGEVINRYGKRNNDRLPDYHRLDLGATLQLKNTQKFESDLNISIYNVYARKNAFTVNFRENRTDPSKTEAVKLSLFSILPSITYNFRFK, from the coding sequence AGGAATTACAAAAAGGGACAACCAGTAATGTCTATGGATTTTATTCCCTTACAGTCCCTCCTGGAAAATATACAGTTCAGGTAAGTTATATTGGTTATGAGCCATTTACTAAAAAGATAGACTTAAATCAGCCACAAACCATGGATGTTTCCCTCCAGCCTGGGGAGGCCACTCTGGATGAAGTAGTAGTCAGTGCCGATCCAGATGATCAAAATGTCCGTTCCACACAAATGAGTGTCAATAAACTGGATATGGAGGAAGTGGAGGTAATACCAGTTATTTTTGGTGAAAAAGACATCATCAAAACCATTCAGTTGCTTCCTGGTATAAAATCCAGCGAGGGAGGAGGAGGATTTTTTGTTAGGGGTGGAAGTGCAGGGCAAAACCTAATTTTGTTGGATGAGGCGCCGGTTTACAATGCCTCACATCTTTTGGGATTCTTTTCTGTTTTCAATGCAGATGCTATTAAAGATTTGTCTATATATAAGGGACACATTCCTGCAGAATATGGAGGGAGGGCCTCTTCGGTATTGGATATCAAGATGAAGGAAGGGAACAGTAAAAACTGGGGAGCTCAAGGTGGAATTGGCCTGATTTCCTCCAGACTGACCGTGGAGGCACCTATTGTAAAGGATAAGGGTTCATTTGTAGTTTCAGGCAGGAGGACCTATGTGGATGTCTTTTTAAAAGCTTCCAGTAATGAGGATGTCAAAAATTCCATTTTATACTTTTATGATTTGAATGCAAAGGCCAATTACAGATTGGGAGAAAACGACCGCTTGTTTGTTTCCGGTTATTTTGGAAGGGATAATTTTGGCTATAGTGATGTGTTTGGGTTTGATTGGGGAAATTCCACTGCCACTGCCCGCTGGAATCACCTATTCAATGACCGTTTGTTTTTAAACACCACAGCACTTTTCAGTGACTATAATTATAATGTGGATATTGGTGGAGATGAGGGAGAAAATAATGGCTTTTTGATTACCTCCGCCATTCAGGACATCAGCCTCAAGGAAGATTTCGAGTATTATATCAACCCTTCCAATACATTGAAATTTGGGGCAAGTGGGGTTTACCATATTTTTGTCCCTGGGGAAATAAGGACGGATGAAAATGCAACAGTCAACCCTTTAGAATTGCAGCAAAAATATGCATGGGAGGCTGCTGCCTATGTTTCGGATGATTGGGAAGTTTCCAAAAGTTTTAAAGTCAATGCAGGCCTTAGGTATTCCTGGTTTGGGCAAGTAGGCCCAGGGGAAGTTTATACTTATGATGAAGTAGGGGATGTTGTCCAAAACGAAAATTTCGGAAAAGGGGAATTGGTTAAAGCTTACTCAGGCTTTGAGCCAAGGCTGGGTTTAACTTATTTATTGAATGAAAATACTTCCATCAAGGGGTCATTTGGGAGAAACCGGCAATACCTTCACTTGGTTTCCAATTCCAATTCAGGGACTCCTATTGATCTTTGGATTCCCAGCAGCAATAATGTTCGGCCACAAATTGCTGACCAATTGGCAATAGGGTATTTTAAGAATTTTAATGACAATGCCATTGAGGGGTCCTTAGAGGTTTATTATAAGGATATGAAAAACCAGGTTGATTATAGAACTGGGGCGGATTTGATTTTCAATGAAAATGTTGAGTCCCAATTTTTATATGGAAAAGGCTGGAGCTATGGAACAGAGTTTTATTTGAAAAAAAATAAAGGGCCATTAACTGGTTGGGTAAGTTATACCTGGTCGAGAAGTAAAAGAAAATTTGATGGAGTGGATCGTGGGGAAATTTATCCTGCAAGTTGGGATAGGCCCCATGATCTTTCCCTAGTAGGAATTTACAAACTGAGCAAAAAATTAACCCTTTCTGGAACTTTTGTGTACAGAACTGGTGATGCTGTGACTTTTCCGATAGGTAAGTATCAGGTGGATGGCGAGGTTATCAATCGCTATGGCAAAAGAAACAATGACCGTTTGCCTGATTATCACCGATTGGACCTGGGTGCTACTCTTCAACTGAAAAACACCCAAAAATTTGAATCAGACCTTAATATCTCCATTTACAATGTGTACGCCAGGAAAAATGCCTTTACAGTCAATTTCAGGGAAAACAGAACGGACCCATCCAAAACAGAAGCAGTAAAGCTTTCCTTGTTCAGTATTTTGCCCTCCATTACTTATAACTTTAGATTTAAATAA
- a CDS encoding DUF4249 domain-containing protein, whose product MYSKFWHIGALILSLAFFSACEEVIELDLDDGGPMLNIEGVVADQTGPYLVKISRSVGFYEDNEFPPVSGALVTISDNEGHKETLEEISPGIYQTNTLRGKRGNSYDLEVELEGKSYQASSQIPPERIPIKNLEYGYRKGSFFSDDGYYVTAFFEDPEGLGNYYRLVLLVNGEEYFFEVDGDMVRDNNLWLSDDKYTDGNIQDFEFPHTLEEGDTVDVALYHLDQTTYDYYRTLEEVIDGGGVAPSNPLSNFGDEALGYFGAYSVTSLRVIIIDPEKEEE is encoded by the coding sequence ATGTATAGCAAATTTTGGCATATTGGCGCTTTGATCTTATCCTTAGCTTTCTTTTCTGCTTGTGAGGAAGTTATTGAATTGGATTTAGATGATGGTGGCCCCATGTTGAACATTGAAGGGGTTGTGGCAGATCAAACAGGGCCTTACTTGGTGAAAATTTCCAGGTCTGTAGGTTTTTATGAGGATAATGAATTCCCTCCGGTATCCGGGGCATTGGTGACCATAAGTGACAATGAGGGCCATAAAGAAACCTTGGAAGAAATAAGCCCCGGGATTTATCAAACCAATACTTTACGGGGAAAACGGGGAAATTCGTATGATCTGGAAGTGGAATTGGAAGGCAAATCATATCAAGCCTCCAGTCAAATTCCCCCTGAACGAATTCCAATTAAAAATTTAGAATATGGATACCGGAAAGGGTCATTTTTTAGTGATGATGGTTACTATGTTACTGCATTTTTTGAAGATCCGGAAGGGTTGGGCAACTATTACCGTTTGGTTTTATTGGTGAACGGGGAGGAATACTTTTTTGAGGTGGATGGAGACATGGTACGGGACAATAATCTATGGCTGTCAGATGATAAATATACCGATGGAAATATTCAGGATTTTGAATTTCCTCATACCCTGGAAGAGGGAGATACAGTGGATGTAGCATTATATCATTTGGATCAAACCACCTATGACTATTACAGGACTTTAGAAGAAGTCATAGATGGGGGAGGAGTTGCTCCTTCCAATCCGCTTTCCAATTTTGGAGATGAAGCTTTGGGGTATTTTGGGGCCTATTCAGTAACTTCCTTAAGGGTAATTATTATTGATCCCGAAAAGGAGGAGGAATGA
- a CDS encoding M3 family metallopeptidase, translated as MNPLLEKFETPFHTAPFDKIKNEHFLPAVQAAISEARAEIENIKEVQEPDFSNIIEALDRSGERLNIVASIFFNLNSAETNDEIQKLARDISPLMTAHSNDILLDKELFELVNSVFQKRDSLSLDEEQQTLLEKTYKAFVRNGANLSDEDKLQLREIDKELAQYSLQFGENVLAETNKYEMVVDNEEDLKGLPEAVIEAAAQTASEKGKDGNWVFTLAFPSYLPFMTYAENRELRKKLFKAFNTKSCKGDDLDNQEIVKKILELKHKRANLLGYKKFADFVLEERMAESADKVLNFLQELLIKAKPKAEEELSELTEFAKKQGGPEKLAKWDFSFYGEKLKKAKFEVDDELLKPYFELENTIQGVFKTASKLYGLEFIKNTDIPVYHPEVTAYEVKDLSGQHLAVFYADFFPRAGKRNGAWMTIYQGQKKVGGQDKRPHVSIVCNFTKPTKTKPSLLTFSEVTTLFHEFGHALHGMLANGTYESLSGANVYWDFVELPSQIFENWCYEKECLDLFAQHYETGEKIPADLILRIKKAANFHQGYQTLRQVSFGLLDMAYYNTDPAEVNSLFDFERKAMKEADLLPNVEGTMMTTSFSHIFQGGYAAGYYSYKWAEVLDADAFELFQENGIFDPETAQSFKENILSAGGRVHPSILYKRFRGREPKPEALLKRAGLI; from the coding sequence ATGAATCCTTTATTGGAAAAATTTGAGACTCCTTTTCATACAGCCCCTTTTGACAAGATAAAAAACGAACATTTTTTACCTGCAGTTCAGGCTGCCATTTCAGAAGCTAGGGCTGAAATTGAAAATATTAAGGAAGTTCAGGAACCAGATTTCAGCAATATTATAGAAGCCCTGGACCGTTCTGGAGAAAGGTTAAATATAGTAGCCAGCATATTTTTCAACCTCAATTCTGCAGAAACCAATGATGAAATCCAAAAACTGGCAAGGGATATTTCACCCTTGATGACCGCACACAGCAATGATATTTTGTTAGATAAAGAGCTTTTCGAATTAGTTAATTCGGTTTTTCAAAAGCGGGACAGCCTTTCTCTAGATGAGGAACAGCAAACCCTATTGGAAAAAACTTATAAGGCTTTTGTCCGAAATGGTGCGAATTTATCTGATGAGGATAAACTCCAATTGCGGGAAATTGACAAGGAGCTGGCACAATACAGCCTTCAATTTGGGGAAAATGTATTGGCAGAAACCAATAAATATGAAATGGTGGTGGACAATGAAGAAGATCTAAAAGGGCTTCCAGAAGCGGTTATTGAAGCAGCTGCTCAAACTGCCTCAGAAAAGGGGAAAGATGGGAATTGGGTATTTACCCTTGCCTTCCCCAGCTACCTTCCATTTATGACTTATGCGGAAAACAGGGAATTAAGGAAAAAACTTTTCAAAGCCTTTAACACCAAGTCCTGTAAGGGTGACGACCTGGACAATCAGGAAATTGTCAAAAAGATACTGGAACTCAAGCACAAAAGGGCCAACCTATTGGGGTACAAAAAATTTGCTGATTTTGTTTTGGAGGAAAGAATGGCTGAAAGTGCCGATAAAGTACTAAACTTCCTACAGGAATTATTGATCAAAGCCAAGCCAAAAGCTGAGGAGGAATTGTCTGAATTGACAGAATTTGCCAAAAAACAGGGTGGCCCGGAAAAGCTGGCAAAATGGGACTTTAGCTTTTATGGGGAAAAACTAAAAAAAGCCAAATTTGAAGTGGATGATGAACTACTCAAGCCCTATTTTGAATTGGAAAACACCATTCAGGGGGTATTCAAAACAGCCTCTAAACTTTACGGCCTGGAATTTATCAAAAATACGGACATCCCAGTTTACCATCCAGAGGTCACTGCTTATGAGGTCAAAGACCTTTCCGGCCAACACCTCGCCGTCTTTTATGCTGACTTCTTTCCCAGAGCGGGCAAAAGGAATGGCGCCTGGATGACCATATACCAAGGACAGAAAAAAGTAGGTGGCCAGGACAAAAGGCCTCATGTATCCATTGTATGCAACTTTACCAAGCCCACCAAAACAAAACCTTCCTTATTGACTTTCAGTGAGGTTACCACCCTTTTCCATGAATTTGGACATGCATTGCATGGAATGCTCGCTAACGGAACTTATGAATCTCTATCCGGTGCCAATGTATATTGGGATTTTGTGGAATTGCCTTCCCAAATTTTCGAAAACTGGTGCTACGAAAAGGAATGTTTGGACCTTTTTGCCCAGCATTATGAAACCGGGGAAAAAATTCCTGCTGACCTTATCTTAAGAATAAAAAAAGCTGCAAATTTCCACCAAGGTTATCAAACTTTGAGACAAGTTAGCTTTGGACTTTTGGATATGGCTTATTACAACACTGACCCTGCTGAAGTAAATTCTTTATTTGATTTTGAAAGGAAAGCAATGAAGGAGGCAGACTTGCTTCCGAATGTGGAAGGAACCATGATGACTACCTCCTTCTCTCATATTTTCCAGGGAGGCTATGCGGCTGGATATTACAGTTACAAGTGGGCAGAAGTTTTGGATGCAGATGCTTTTGAGCTTTTCCAGGAAAACGGCATTTTTGACCCCGAAACTGCCCAATCCTTTAAAGAAAATATCCTTTCTGCAGGCGGTAGAGTGCACCCATCCATCTTATATAAAAGATTCAGAGGAAGAGAACCCAAACCTGAAGCACTTCTCAAAAGAGCTGGTTTGATATAG